Within the Beduinella massiliensis genome, the region GGGGCGCCCAAAACACGATCCGATGAAAGTTTGCTGAAGGCGTCGAAATCTCGCTGCCAAAATGCTATAATGGCTGGGAATTACCCTGCGCGGGCCCGAACGGGCGGCAGCGCGCGGGGGCTTGGGAGAACGCCATGAAGAGAAAAAATACGCGCCCCGCGAGGGGGAGCGTGGCGCTGCTTTGCGCCGCCGCGCTGCTTTGCGGCATGCTTTTGTTCGTGCCGCTGCTTTGCAGCCGGATTACCGCGGGGCTGGAAAAAAACGCCGTGGACGCCCTGAAGACCTCCGCCGAGGTGATCCGGCGCGGGGTGGACAGCGCGCTTTCGGCGGACATGGAGATGGTGCGCCGCTTCGCCGCGCGCGTCGGCGGCTATTCGGAGCAGGCGCTGGTGCATTCGATGACGCTGTTTCGCTACAGCAACGAGCTTTCGGCCCTGTACTACGCGGACGGGACGGGCGTGGGCTTTTCCAGCGAGGGCGAGCCCTTTGACATCTCGATGCTGCCCGCGACCGAGCGCGCGCTCTCCCTGGGCGAGGAGGCGGTGTCCTCCTGCGACGCGGAGGACGGCGCGTACGCGCACGTGCTGATTCAGTCGCCCGTGTACCTGGGGACGCAGATCGTCGGCGCCGTCTATGCGCTGCTGCCCTCGGCGCGCTACTACGCGGACGAGCTGCTGACGTTCCGGGACGGCGCGGGCCGCGCGTACGTCTTTTCCGCGCGCGACGGGCGATTCACGGTGCGGGGCGCGCACGCGGACGGGCTGGACGGCGCGGGCGGCACGCTCTACGAGGCGCTGCTCGCCATGGGCTGCGAAAAGGAGCGGGTGAACCGGATCGCGCGGGACGCGCAGGCGGGCGCCGGCGGGATGTACGGCGTGCGGATGGGCGGGGAGGAGGCCTACCTGTGCCTCGTGCCCTGCGAGACGGACGCGGACTGGCGGTTGGCGGCGGTGGTGCCCGCGAGCAGCGTGACGGGGCAGGCGCGCGACGTGCGCGTGATGCTGCTCGCGATCCAGGGCGTGATGGCGCTGGGCATCGCGCTGTCGCTGTTCGCGCTGTCGGCCTACGGGCGCGAGCGCCAGCGCCAGCACACGCGGCGGCTGCGCGAGGAGGCGGAGGCGAGCGTGCGCGCGCGCGAAAAGCGGCTGTCGGAGATCACCATGCGCGCGTACGACTTTCAGGTGATCGTGAACCTTTCGACGCTCGCCTGCCGCCAGGAAATCTACAGCGAGAAGGCGCGCGCGTTCCTGCCGATTTCCGACACCGACTACCCGGCCTACTTCGAGCGCGCCTGCCGCGAGCTGATCGACCCGCGCGACGTTCCGGCGCTGCGCGGCTTCTGCGGGCCGGAGCGCATCGCCCGCGCCGGGGCGGAGGCGCGGAGCCTGGATTACCGCATCACGAGCGGCGGGCAGACGTTCTGGTTTGGGTGCACGGCGTTCTTCGGGGAGCAGGACGGCCAGCGCTACGCCTACCTCCTGAGCAAGGACGTGACGGCGCGGGTGCAGGCGCGCGACGCCCTGCAGGCCGCGCTGGAGGACGCGCAGAGCGCGAACCAGGCGAAGACCCGCTTCCTGTCGAACATGTCGCACGACATCCGCACGCCCATGAACGCCATCGTGGGCATGGCGCGCTACACGCGCGCGCACGCGGACGACCCGCAGGAGGTGAAGCGGGGGCTGGAGGTCATCACGGCCTCGTCGGAGCACCTGCTTTCCCTGATCGGCAACGTGCTGGACGTGGCGAAGATCGAGAGCGGCCACCTGGTGCTCACGGAGGAGCCGTTCGAGCTGCGCGCCGCCGTCGCGCGCGCCGAGTCGATCATCCGCCCGCTGTGCCGGGAGAAGGGGCAGGACTTTTCGGTGGAGCTCGTGCGCATCGAGCACGAATGCCTCGTGGGCGACATGCTGCGCCTCAACCAGGTGCTCATCAACCTGCTCAACAACGCGAGCAAGTTCACCCCCGCGGGCGGCAGCGTGCGCCTGCGGGTGGAGGAGGCGCCCGAACGCCCGGACGGCGGGGCGCGCGAGGGCGGCGCCTACGCGGCGTTCGTCATCAGCGTGGCGGACACCGGCATCGGCATCGCGCCCGAAAACCAGGAGAAGATCTTCGACGCCTTCGAGCGCGAGATCGATTCCACGGTGAACCGGGTGGAGGGCACCGGCCTGGGGCTCTCGATCGCCCGCAGCATCGTGCAGGCCATGGGCGGCACGATCCGCTTGCAGAGCAGCCCCGGCCAGGGCACGACGTTCACCGCGACGGTGCACTTCAAGGTCGGGGAGAGCTGCCGCGCGCCGGAGGCCGCGGACGGGGCGGGCGAGGCGGAGGCGCCCGACCTTTCGGGCAGGCGCTTTCTGCTCGCGGAGGACCACCCCGTCAACCTCTTCATCGCGAAGAACCTGCTGGAGACGGCGGGCGCGCAGGTTTCCTGCGCGGAGGACGGCGAGCAGGCGCTGCGCGCCTTTCAGGAATCGCCGCCGGGCACCTACGACGCCGTCTTCATGGACGTGCAGATGCCCGTGATGGACGGCTACGACGCCACGCGCGCCATCCGGGCGAGCGCCCACCCGCAGGCGAAGGACGTGCCCATCATCGCCATGACCGCGAACGTCTTCACCGAGGACGTGCAGTCGGCCCGCCAGGCGGGCATGAACGCCCACGTGGGCAAGCCCATCTCCATCGAGGCGATCGGGCAGGCCCTGCGCGCGTGCGGGGTGATCCGATAGGAAAGAAAGGGCTGCTTGGGGCGCGGTGAGATAAGAAAACAGATACGGATACAACGATTGTAAGTTGTATCCGTATCAAATATTAATGATTAAAAGGAATAGCAAGCATAGGAAGCGTGGCCACACTTCCGAAAAACGTCTTGTTGGGAGCACCCAAACCCCTGATAATTTATTTCATACTGTGGCCACAAAACATTTAGTTAGTGAAAGAGATAAAAGGCTGACGAAGAGAACTTGCATTTTCTAGCGTGGAGGATATAACTGAAGTGAAGTATAAAGATGGGAAGTGGGCAAAGCAAATTATCGAGCTTCAACATGAAGATGGAAGTTGGGGATATTTTCATTCGCTCAGTAAGCCCACGAAAGAACAACCGATGACAACCGAACAAGCGCTTAGGCGGTTGCGCATCCTTGGCTTTACAGCAGAAGATGAACCTGTTCGTCGTGCTCTTGTATATATGGAAAAATGTTTGATAGGCGAACTTTCCATACCTGACCGCAACGAAGTAAAGCCTGACTGGTCACTTTTTCTCAGAACGATGTTTGCAGCGAACATAAGACTCTTTTTGCCGAAACACAAATTAGCAGTCATGGTTGCCGCTCAATGGGCGGATGTAATCGAAAAAGCCTTTTCAAAAGGTATGTTTGAAGGAATTCTTTATGAAGAAGCATATAGAACCACTCTACGCTCGCAAGGCAAAAAAATACACTATTTTAAGAGCTTTGTAAACTTTTATCCACTTGTACTATTACCAAACACATTGTCCTTCGAAACAGAGAGACGAATGCTTGATTATG harbors:
- a CDS encoding ATP-binding protein; this encodes MKRKNTRPARGSVALLCAAALLCGMLLFVPLLCSRITAGLEKNAVDALKTSAEVIRRGVDSALSADMEMVRRFAARVGGYSEQALVHSMTLFRYSNELSALYYADGTGVGFSSEGEPFDISMLPATERALSLGEEAVSSCDAEDGAYAHVLIQSPVYLGTQIVGAVYALLPSARYYADELLTFRDGAGRAYVFSARDGRFTVRGAHADGLDGAGGTLYEALLAMGCEKERVNRIARDAQAGAGGMYGVRMGGEEAYLCLVPCETDADWRLAAVVPASSVTGQARDVRVMLLAIQGVMALGIALSLFALSAYGRERQRQHTRRLREEAEASVRAREKRLSEITMRAYDFQVIVNLSTLACRQEIYSEKARAFLPISDTDYPAYFERACRELIDPRDVPALRGFCGPERIARAGAEARSLDYRITSGGQTFWFGCTAFFGEQDGQRYAYLLSKDVTARVQARDALQAALEDAQSANQAKTRFLSNMSHDIRTPMNAIVGMARYTRAHADDPQEVKRGLEVITASSEHLLSLIGNVLDVAKIESGHLVLTEEPFELRAAVARAESIIRPLCREKGQDFSVELVRIEHECLVGDMLRLNQVLINLLNNASKFTPAGGSVRLRVEEAPERPDGGAREGGAYAAFVISVADTGIGIAPENQEKIFDAFEREIDSTVNRVEGTGLGLSIARSIVQAMGGTIRLQSSPGQGTTFTATVHFKVGESCRAPEAADGAGEAEAPDLSGRRFLLAEDHPVNLFIAKNLLETAGAQVSCAEDGEQALRAFQESPPGTYDAVFMDVQMPVMDGYDATRAIRASAHPQAKDVPIIAMTANVFTEDVQSARQAGMNAHVGKPISIEAIGQALRACGVIR